In Legionella beliardensis, the following are encoded in one genomic region:
- the djlA gene encoding co-chaperone DjlA produces the protein MNFRQFFTTHTWWGKILGCFFGYLIAGPPGALFGILIGNFFDRGLAAHFTRPHWSYYDEKRRSVQKIFFQATFTVMGYVAKADGRVSENEIQMARQLMSEMRLSREQQVLAKRFFNQGKDKHFNLDTMTSTLRSACQDNPQLLKLFMDIQYRSAQVDGLTERKVEVLDSVFIRLGFAPLRQQYRFYEDFHYRRHTRSSSSSQQQNSSYQGNYNHQTSTAPNSLAQAYAILEISSSATKQEVKKAYRRLISQNHPDKLIAQGLPEEMIKMANDKTQKITKAYEQICTSKGW, from the coding sequence GTGAATTTTCGTCAATTCTTTACCACCCATACTTGGTGGGGAAAAATTTTAGGCTGCTTTTTTGGCTACTTAATAGCAGGGCCCCCAGGTGCGCTTTTTGGTATTTTAATCGGCAATTTCTTTGACCGTGGCTTAGCTGCTCATTTCACCAGACCCCATTGGTCTTATTATGATGAAAAGCGCCGATCAGTGCAAAAAATTTTCTTTCAAGCTACTTTTACTGTAATGGGCTATGTCGCTAAAGCCGATGGACGAGTTTCTGAAAACGAAATTCAAATGGCTAGGCAATTAATGAGTGAGATGCGCTTAAGTCGAGAGCAGCAAGTGTTAGCGAAGCGTTTTTTTAATCAAGGCAAAGATAAGCATTTTAATTTAGACACAATGACATCGACGTTACGGAGCGCCTGCCAAGACAATCCGCAGTTGTTAAAATTGTTTATGGACATACAATATCGTTCAGCGCAAGTTGACGGTTTAACTGAGCGAAAAGTTGAAGTATTAGATTCCGTTTTTATACGCCTAGGATTTGCGCCACTGCGTCAGCAATACCGATTTTATGAGGATTTCCATTACCGACGTCACACGCGCTCGTCGTCATCCTCACAGCAACAAAATTCGTCTTATCAAGGCAACTATAATCATCAAACCTCTACTGCACCAAACTCACTAGCACAAGCCTATGCAATTTTAGAAATTAGTTCTTCAGCTACTAAACAAGAGGTTAAAAAAGCCTATCGCCGCCTTATCAGTCAAAACCATCCAGATAAATTAATTGCCCAAGGCTTACCTGAAGAAATGATTAAAATGGCTAATGATAAAACGCAAAAAATTACCAAAGCCTATGAACAAATTTGCACAAGCAAAGGTTGGTAG
- a CDS encoding 7-dehydrocholesterol reductase, whose amino-acid sequence MLKILRNTIGPLFLIMCCTPFVMMMWYTNTALNGSLSKLWQLIGQQGFFKTIYQIWQPVFWGSSTAWLIIVTFITFEVLLIKILPGKQFRGPVTPKGNVPIYKANGILAFLTTIAVFCLCSYYWQLFPATIIFDNLGAILGALNILSLIACLFLYLKGRYKPSSSDSGTTGNLVFDYYWGSELYPMLWGINLKMFINCRFGMMSWGLILLSYAAKQQQLYGLSNSMLIAVALQLIYITKFFIWETGYLASLDIMHDRAGYYICWGCMVWVPGIYTSPTMYLVYHPNQLNAWLAATIFILGALSILINYLADRQRQLVRATSGDCKIWGRKPDITIASYYTDTGERKESILLHSGWWGITRHFHYLPEIAGAFFWSVPALFNHFSPYFYVTFLTVLLIDRAFRDDERCLNKYGQYWQVYCNHVPYKIIPYVI is encoded by the coding sequence ATGTTAAAAATACTTCGCAATACTATTGGGCCTCTCTTTCTTATCATGTGTTGTACGCCATTTGTTATGATGATGTGGTATACCAACACCGCTTTAAATGGCTCACTTTCTAAACTTTGGCAGCTTATAGGGCAGCAAGGATTTTTTAAGACAATTTATCAAATCTGGCAGCCGGTTTTTTGGGGTTCTTCTACTGCTTGGCTAATTATCGTTACCTTTATTACCTTTGAAGTGCTGCTCATTAAAATTCTCCCAGGTAAGCAATTTCGTGGCCCTGTCACGCCTAAAGGGAATGTGCCTATTTATAAAGCCAATGGCATTTTAGCTTTCTTAACTACAATCGCTGTATTTTGTTTGTGTAGTTATTATTGGCAACTTTTTCCAGCAACAATTATTTTTGATAATTTAGGCGCTATTTTAGGCGCACTTAATATCTTAAGCTTAATTGCGTGTCTTTTTTTATACTTAAAAGGGCGCTATAAGCCTTCATCTTCTGATTCTGGCACCACAGGTAATCTTGTTTTTGATTATTATTGGGGCAGCGAACTTTATCCTATGCTGTGGGGAATCAATCTTAAAATGTTTATCAATTGCCGTTTTGGCATGATGAGCTGGGGATTGATTTTATTGTCTTATGCGGCTAAGCAGCAGCAATTATATGGATTGAGTAATTCAATGTTAATTGCTGTTGCGCTGCAATTAATTTACATCACTAAATTTTTTATTTGGGAGACAGGCTACTTAGCGTCACTAGATATTATGCACGATAGGGCTGGTTATTATATTTGTTGGGGTTGTATGGTTTGGGTACCTGGTATCTACACTTCACCTACCATGTATCTGGTCTATCATCCTAATCAATTAAATGCCTGGTTAGCTGCCACAATATTTATATTGGGTGCGCTTAGCATTCTAATTAATTATTTAGCTGACCGCCAACGACAGCTAGTGCGTGCCACCAGTGGGGATTGTAAAATTTGGGGAAGGAAGCCTGATATTACTATTGCAAGTTATTATACTGACACAGGTGAGCGTAAAGAAAGTATTCTTTTGCACTCGGGTTGGTGGGGAATTACCCGACATTTTCATTACCTTCCAGAAATTGCCGGGGCATTTTTTTGGTCAGTGCCTGCGCTTTTTAATCATTTCTCACCTTATTTTTATGTGACGTTTTTAACCGTTTTACTCATTGATCGCGCTTTTCGCGATGATGAACGGTGCTTAAATAAATATGGTCAATATTGGCAGGTTTACTGTAACCATGTTCCTTATAAAATCATTCCTTATGTTATTTAA
- a CDS encoding GNAT family N-acetyltransferase: MMQHYIIERMTPREVNLAIDWAKQEEWNPGLNDGYCFYQTDPQGFFAGKLKGKIIAVGSAVAYDEQFAFFGLYIVDKAYRQQGYGLKLTHHCLNYMGNRNVGLDGVLAMLTKYEHLGFQLAHKNTRYHFTNLFPKDCANLSVIPLQQVSFELLTQFDRQHFPSSRNTFLQCWINQTNAVSLGFLEKEKLRGYGVIRACQSGYKIGPLFAQTPEIAEALFLQLIRHANKSIYLDIPENNQFALELVKKYKGNQVFSTGRMYLKEEPPITYQQIYGITSFELG, from the coding sequence ATCATGCAGCACTACATTATTGAACGGATGACTCCCAGAGAAGTAAATTTAGCAATAGATTGGGCCAAACAGGAAGAGTGGAATCCTGGACTTAATGATGGCTATTGTTTTTATCAAACAGACCCACAAGGTTTTTTTGCTGGTAAGCTAAAGGGTAAAATTATTGCTGTGGGCTCGGCAGTTGCTTATGATGAGCAATTTGCTTTTTTTGGACTTTATATTGTTGACAAGGCCTACAGGCAGCAAGGATACGGCTTAAAATTAACTCATCACTGCCTTAACTATATGGGTAATCGTAACGTAGGTCTTGATGGTGTGTTAGCCATGCTTACTAAGTATGAGCATTTAGGCTTTCAACTTGCCCATAAGAATACTCGCTATCATTTTACTAATCTTTTTCCTAAAGATTGTGCTAATTTATCTGTCATACCTTTGCAACAAGTTAGTTTTGAATTATTAACTCAATTTGATAGGCAACACTTTCCAAGTTCCCGAAACACATTTTTACAGTGTTGGATAAATCAAACAAATGCAGTAAGTTTAGGGTTTCTAGAAAAAGAAAAACTACGAGGCTATGGTGTTATTCGCGCCTGTCAAAGTGGGTATAAAATTGGCCCCTTATTTGCCCAAACACCAGAGATTGCAGAGGCTTTATTTCTGCAACTTATCAGACATGCTAATAAATCTATTTATTTAGATATTCCTGAAAATAATCAATTCGCCCTTGAGTTAGTTAAAAAATACAAAGGAAACCAAGTCTTTTCTACGGGCCGTATGTATTTAAAAGAAGAACCGCCCATTACTTATCAGCAGATTTATGGCATTACTTCTTTTGAATTAGGTTAG
- a CDS encoding SEL1-like repeat protein has protein sequence MNVKNYLLTLSLITCFNPIFATTQEGEDAYNEQRYEKAYLLLSEEAAKGDAKAQYLLGKMYYNSQGVTYDPQKTEQLLLASANQGNVDAQVLLAGFYWYQKTPEGYQKALDWYKKAAEKNDPHALYSLGYMYENGNGVPRDYNMAMSWYKKSAEAGNPEASLAIGYMYDMGIGVPKNLSEAMKWYTQSADKGNESAQYNLGLLYQYGEGVPKDETKAFEFFQKAADQGHAKAQLQLGTFYDTGKVVPTNFDKAFFWYKKSADQGNPNAQYNVADMYLYGDGVGKDTQLSLTWLRKSAEQGFAKAQNKLGVFYRDGIGISTNLVEAYAWFATAAANDFTDAVKNRDDLEKKLTPEQLKQAKDLAASYTSRYKPEED, from the coding sequence ATGAACGTTAAAAATTATCTTTTAACTTTGTCTCTTATTACCTGTTTTAATCCAATTTTTGCCACAACTCAAGAAGGTGAAGACGCTTATAATGAGCAGCGCTATGAAAAAGCTTATCTGCTTTTATCAGAAGAAGCAGCAAAAGGCGATGCGAAGGCGCAGTATTTATTGGGTAAAATGTATTACAACAGCCAAGGGGTCACTTATGATCCGCAAAAAACAGAGCAATTATTATTGGCTTCGGCTAATCAGGGTAATGTGGATGCACAAGTCTTACTAGCAGGTTTTTATTGGTATCAAAAAACACCAGAAGGTTATCAAAAAGCATTGGACTGGTATAAAAAAGCAGCGGAGAAAAATGATCCACATGCTTTATATAGCTTAGGTTATATGTATGAAAATGGTAACGGTGTACCCCGTGATTATAATATGGCTATGTCTTGGTATAAAAAATCCGCTGAAGCAGGTAACCCTGAAGCGTCTTTAGCGATTGGTTATATGTATGATATGGGTATTGGTGTGCCTAAAAATTTATCAGAAGCGATGAAATGGTACACACAGTCAGCTGATAAGGGCAATGAAAGTGCGCAATATAACCTTGGGCTATTGTATCAATATGGCGAAGGCGTTCCTAAAGATGAAACAAAAGCGTTTGAATTCTTTCAAAAAGCCGCTGACCAAGGGCATGCTAAGGCGCAATTACAATTGGGCACATTTTATGATACCGGTAAAGTTGTACCAACAAACTTCGACAAAGCGTTTTTTTGGTATAAAAAGAGCGCTGATCAAGGCAACCCAAATGCCCAATATAACGTAGCTGATATGTATTTGTATGGCGATGGTGTGGGTAAAGATACCCAATTGTCTTTAACGTGGCTGCGTAAATCTGCTGAGCAAGGCTTTGCTAAAGCACAAAATAAATTAGGTGTTTTTTATCGAGATGGTATTGGCATTTCAACAAATCTTGTAGAAGCTTATGCGTGGTTTGCTACGGCTGCTGCAAATGATTTCACAGACGCTGTTAAAAATCGCGATGATCTTGAGAAAAAGTTAACACCTGAACAATTAAAGCAAGCCAAAGACTTAGCAGCAAGTTATACCTCACGCTATAAACCAGAAGAAGATTAG
- a CDS encoding DUF2188 domain-containing protein, which translates to MRKNKSYHHVLPNSKVGWDIIKDNAIRATRRQIKTQQLATDIARKISKNQGTALMIHGKDGKARVRDHQHERDSQS; encoded by the coding sequence ATGAGGAAAAACAAAAGTTATCATCACGTACTACCTAATAGTAAAGTTGGGTGGGACATTATTAAAGACAATGCAATTCGTGCTACGCGTAGACAAATTAAAACGCAGCAACTAGCCACTGATATTGCTAGGAAGATTAGTAAAAACCAAGGCACAGCGCTTATGATTCATGGTAAAGATGGAAAAGCTCGTGTAAGAGATCATCAGCATGAAAGAGACAGTCAATCATAG